A stretch of the Pan troglodytes isolate AG18354 chromosome 20, NHGRI_mPanTro3-v2.0_pri, whole genome shotgun sequence genome encodes the following:
- the ZNF749 gene encoding zinc finger protein 749 isoform X2 has product MVFEDVAIYFSQEEWGILNDAQRHLHSNVMLENFALLSSVGCWHGAKDEEVPSKQCVSVRVLQVTIPKPALSTLKAQPCKTCSSLLKDILHLAEHDGTHPEQGLYTCAAEHDLHQKEQIREKLTRSDEWRPSFVNHSAHVGERNFTCTQGGKDFTASSDLLQQQVLNSGWKLYRDTQDGEAFQGEQNDFNSSQGGKDFCHQHGLFEHQKTHNGERPYEFSECGELFRYNSNLIKYQQNHAGERPYEGTEYGKTFIRKSNLVQHQKIHSEGFLSKRSDPIEHQEILSRPTPYECTQCGKAFLTQAHLVGHQKTHTGEQPYECNKCGKFFMYNSKLIRHQKVHTGERRYECSECGKLFMDSFTLGRHQRVHTGERPFECSICGKFFSHRSTLNMHQRVHTGKRPYKCSECGKAFSLKHNVVQHLKIHTGERPYECTECEKAFVRKSHLVQHQKIHTDAFSKRSDLIQHKRIDIRPRPYTCSECGKAFLTQAHLVGHQKIHTGERPYECTQCAKAFVRKSHLVQHEKIHTDAFSKRSDLIQHKRIDLRPRPYVCSECGKAFLTQAHLDGHQKIQTGERRYECNECGKFFLDSYKLVIHQRIHTGEKPYKCSKCGKFFRYRCTLSRHQKVHTGERPYECSECGKFFRDSYKLVIHQRVHTGEKPYECSNCGKFLRYRSTFIKHHKVCTGEKPHECSKCRELFRTKSSLIIHQQPHTGERSYECGECSKVFKYNSSLIKHQRIHTGKRP; this is encoded by the exons ATGGTCTTTGAGGATGTGGCCATATATTTCTCCCAGGAGGAATGGGGGATCCTTAATGATGCTCAGAGACACCTGCACAGCAATGTGATGTTGGAGAACTTTGCGCTTTTGTCATCAGTAG GTTGTTGGCATGGAGCCAAGGATGAGGAGGTACCTTCCAAGCAGTGTGTTTCTGTAAGGGTGTTACAGGTCACAATTCCAAAGCCAGCTTTGTCCACCCTGAAGGCCCAGCCCTGCAAGACGTGTAGCTCACTTCTGAAGGACATTCTGCACCTGGCTGAGCACGATGGAACACACCCTGAGCAAGGGCTGTACACATGTGCAGCAGAGCATGACCTGCACCAAAAGGAGCAGATTAGAGAGAAGCTCACCAGAAGTGATGAGTGGAGGCCTTCATTTGTGAACCACAGTGCTCACGTGGGAGAGAGGAACTTCACATGCACGCAGGGTGGCAAGGATTTTACTGCCAGCTCAGACCTTCTCCAGCAACAGGTCTTAAACAGTGGGTGGAAGCTATACAGGGATACCCAGGATGGGGAAGCCTTTCAAGGCGAACAGAATGATTTCAACTCCAGCCAAGGTGGGAAAGACTTTTGCCACCAACATGGGCTGTTTGAGCACCAAAAAACCCATAATGGGGAGAGGCCTTATGAGTTCAGTGAATGTGGGGAATTGTTTAGGTACAACTCCAACCTTATTAAATATCAGCAAAATCATGCTGGAGAAAGGCCTTATGAGGGCACTGAATATGGAAAGACCTTTATTAGAAAGTCCAACCTAGTTCAGCACCAGAAAATTCACAGTGAAGGCTTTCTTTCAAAAAGGTCTGACCCTATTGAACATCAGGAGATTCTCAGTAGACCAACACCTTATGAATGCACCCAGTGTGGGAAGGCCTTTCTTACACAGGCTCATCTGGTTGGTCACCAGAAAACCCATACTGGAGAACAGCCCTATGAATGCAACAAGTGTGGGAAGTTTTTTATGTATAACTCCAAACTCATCAGACATCAGAAAGTTCACACTGGGGAGAGGCGTTACgagtgcagtgaatgtgggaaattGTTTATGGACAGCTTCACACTCGGTAGACATCAGagagttcatactggagaaaGGCCTTTTGAATGCAGCATATGTGGAAAATTCTTTAGTCACCGCTCCACACTCAATATGCACCAGAGAGTTCATACTGGCAAAAGGCCTTATAAGTGTAgcgaatgtgggaaagcctttagccTCAAACATAATGTTGTTCAGCATctgaaaattcatactggagaacGGCCTTATGAGTGCACTGAATGTGAGAAGGCCTTTGTTAGAAAGTCCCACCTAGTTCAGCACCAGAAAATCCACACTGATGCATTTTCAAAAAGGTCTGACCTCATTCAACACAAGAGGATTGACATTAGGCCAAGGCCTTATACATGTAGtgaatgtgggaaggccttccTTACACAGGCTCATCTGGTTGGTCACCAGAAAATCCATACTGGAGAACGGCCTTATGAATGCACTCAATGTGCGAAGGCCTTTGTTAGAAAGTCCCACCTAGTTCAGCACGAGAAAATCCACACTGATGCATTTTCAAAAAGGTCTGACCTCATTCAACACAAGAGGATTGACCTCAGGCCAAGGCCTTATGTGTGTAGtgaatgtgggaaggccttccTTACACAGGCTCATCTAGATGGTCACCAGAAAATCCAGACTGGAGAACGGCGTTATGAatgcaatgaatgtgggaaaTTCTTTCTGGACAGCTACAAACTTGTTAttcatcagagaattcacactggagaaaagccTTATAAATGCAGCAAATGTGGGAAATTCTTTAGATATCGCTGTACACTGAGTAGACATCAGAaagttcacactggagaaagacCTTATGAGTGTAGTGAATGTGGgaaattttttagagatagctacAAACTCGTTATTCATCAGagagttcatactggagaaaagCCTTATGAATGCAGCAACTGTGGGAAGTTTCTTAGATACCGCTCTACATTCATTAAACATCATAAAGTTTGCACTGGGGAGAAGCCTCATGAGTGCAGTAAATGTAGGGAATTGTTTAGGACTAAATCGAGCCTTATTATACATCAGCAGCCTCACACTGGAGAAAGGTCTTATGAGTGTGGTGAATGCAGCAAAGTGTTTAAATACAACTCCAGCCTCATtaaacatcagagaattcacactggaaaAAGGCCTTAG
- the ZNF749 gene encoding zinc finger protein 749 isoform X1 translates to MNLTEDCMVFEDVAIYFSQEEWGILNDAQRHLHSNVMLENFALLSSVGCWHGAKDEEVPSKQCVSVRVLQVTIPKPALSTLKAQPCKTCSSLLKDILHLAEHDGTHPEQGLYTCAAEHDLHQKEQIREKLTRSDEWRPSFVNHSAHVGERNFTCTQGGKDFTASSDLLQQQVLNSGWKLYRDTQDGEAFQGEQNDFNSSQGGKDFCHQHGLFEHQKTHNGERPYEFSECGELFRYNSNLIKYQQNHAGERPYEGTEYGKTFIRKSNLVQHQKIHSEGFLSKRSDPIEHQEILSRPTPYECTQCGKAFLTQAHLVGHQKTHTGEQPYECNKCGKFFMYNSKLIRHQKVHTGERRYECSECGKLFMDSFTLGRHQRVHTGERPFECSICGKFFSHRSTLNMHQRVHTGKRPYKCSECGKAFSLKHNVVQHLKIHTGERPYECTECEKAFVRKSHLVQHQKIHTDAFSKRSDLIQHKRIDIRPRPYTCSECGKAFLTQAHLVGHQKIHTGERPYECTQCAKAFVRKSHLVQHEKIHTDAFSKRSDLIQHKRIDLRPRPYVCSECGKAFLTQAHLDGHQKIQTGERRYECNECGKFFLDSYKLVIHQRIHTGEKPYKCSKCGKFFRYRCTLSRHQKVHTGERPYECSECGKFFRDSYKLVIHQRVHTGEKPYECSNCGKFLRYRSTFIKHHKVCTGEKPHECSKCRELFRTKSSLIIHQQPHTGERSYECGECSKVFKYNSSLIKHQRIHTGKRP, encoded by the exons ATGAACCTGACCGAG GATTGTATGGTCTTTGAGGATGTGGCCATATATTTCTCCCAGGAGGAATGGGGGATCCTTAATGATGCTCAGAGACACCTGCACAGCAATGTGATGTTGGAGAACTTTGCGCTTTTGTCATCAGTAG GTTGTTGGCATGGAGCCAAGGATGAGGAGGTACCTTCCAAGCAGTGTGTTTCTGTAAGGGTGTTACAGGTCACAATTCCAAAGCCAGCTTTGTCCACCCTGAAGGCCCAGCCCTGCAAGACGTGTAGCTCACTTCTGAAGGACATTCTGCACCTGGCTGAGCACGATGGAACACACCCTGAGCAAGGGCTGTACACATGTGCAGCAGAGCATGACCTGCACCAAAAGGAGCAGATTAGAGAGAAGCTCACCAGAAGTGATGAGTGGAGGCCTTCATTTGTGAACCACAGTGCTCACGTGGGAGAGAGGAACTTCACATGCACGCAGGGTGGCAAGGATTTTACTGCCAGCTCAGACCTTCTCCAGCAACAGGTCTTAAACAGTGGGTGGAAGCTATACAGGGATACCCAGGATGGGGAAGCCTTTCAAGGCGAACAGAATGATTTCAACTCCAGCCAAGGTGGGAAAGACTTTTGCCACCAACATGGGCTGTTTGAGCACCAAAAAACCCATAATGGGGAGAGGCCTTATGAGTTCAGTGAATGTGGGGAATTGTTTAGGTACAACTCCAACCTTATTAAATATCAGCAAAATCATGCTGGAGAAAGGCCTTATGAGGGCACTGAATATGGAAAGACCTTTATTAGAAAGTCCAACCTAGTTCAGCACCAGAAAATTCACAGTGAAGGCTTTCTTTCAAAAAGGTCTGACCCTATTGAACATCAGGAGATTCTCAGTAGACCAACACCTTATGAATGCACCCAGTGTGGGAAGGCCTTTCTTACACAGGCTCATCTGGTTGGTCACCAGAAAACCCATACTGGAGAACAGCCCTATGAATGCAACAAGTGTGGGAAGTTTTTTATGTATAACTCCAAACTCATCAGACATCAGAAAGTTCACACTGGGGAGAGGCGTTACgagtgcagtgaatgtgggaaattGTTTATGGACAGCTTCACACTCGGTAGACATCAGagagttcatactggagaaaGGCCTTTTGAATGCAGCATATGTGGAAAATTCTTTAGTCACCGCTCCACACTCAATATGCACCAGAGAGTTCATACTGGCAAAAGGCCTTATAAGTGTAgcgaatgtgggaaagcctttagccTCAAACATAATGTTGTTCAGCATctgaaaattcatactggagaacGGCCTTATGAGTGCACTGAATGTGAGAAGGCCTTTGTTAGAAAGTCCCACCTAGTTCAGCACCAGAAAATCCACACTGATGCATTTTCAAAAAGGTCTGACCTCATTCAACACAAGAGGATTGACATTAGGCCAAGGCCTTATACATGTAGtgaatgtgggaaggccttccTTACACAGGCTCATCTGGTTGGTCACCAGAAAATCCATACTGGAGAACGGCCTTATGAATGCACTCAATGTGCGAAGGCCTTTGTTAGAAAGTCCCACCTAGTTCAGCACGAGAAAATCCACACTGATGCATTTTCAAAAAGGTCTGACCTCATTCAACACAAGAGGATTGACCTCAGGCCAAGGCCTTATGTGTGTAGtgaatgtgggaaggccttccTTACACAGGCTCATCTAGATGGTCACCAGAAAATCCAGACTGGAGAACGGCGTTATGAatgcaatgaatgtgggaaaTTCTTTCTGGACAGCTACAAACTTGTTAttcatcagagaattcacactggagaaaagccTTATAAATGCAGCAAATGTGGGAAATTCTTTAGATATCGCTGTACACTGAGTAGACATCAGAaagttcacactggagaaagacCTTATGAGTGTAGTGAATGTGGgaaattttttagagatagctacAAACTCGTTATTCATCAGagagttcatactggagaaaagCCTTATGAATGCAGCAACTGTGGGAAGTTTCTTAGATACCGCTCTACATTCATTAAACATCATAAAGTTTGCACTGGGGAGAAGCCTCATGAGTGCAGTAAATGTAGGGAATTGTTTAGGACTAAATCGAGCCTTATTATACATCAGCAGCCTCACACTGGAGAAAGGTCTTATGAGTGTGGTGAATGCAGCAAAGTGTTTAAATACAACTCCAGCCTCATtaaacatcagagaattcacactggaaaAAGGCCTTAG